Proteins from a single region of Pseudarthrobacter sp. NIBRBAC000502772:
- a CDS encoding ammonium transporter yields MEITAQHVWMMIAAAMVLLMTPGLGLFYGGMTRAKAALNMIMMSFISAGIVGVVWVLWGYSMTTGEGILGIFGNPFANFGLQNLMGSPDLIKAGFSATFAIITVALISGAIADRAKFSAWAVFVPLWVTLVYCPLAYMIWGGGLMSAGGAITETFGQVIDFAGGAVVEISSGTAALVLALVVGQRHGFAKDPSHRPHNVPFIMLGAAILWFGWFGFNGGAATTAEQAGLIWINTLVTPAAAMLSWLLAEKIRHGHPTSLGAASGVVAGLVAITPSCANISPVAAIGLGLVAGAACCVFVDLKYRFGLDDSLDVVGVHLGAGLIGTLALGFVALPVDGQGGGLFYGGGLQQLTAQAVAVAVTVVLSGGVTLVIGRAINRTIGFRVSHEAEMAGVDLSEHAETAYAFGGLGSHFNPLGRGVTAPAATSAKEDTFA; encoded by the coding sequence GTGGAGATCACTGCGCAACACGTCTGGATGATGATCGCGGCGGCAATGGTGCTGCTTATGACACCCGGGCTCGGTCTCTTCTATGGCGGCATGACGCGCGCCAAGGCAGCGCTGAACATGATCATGATGAGCTTCATCTCCGCCGGCATCGTGGGAGTTGTGTGGGTCCTTTGGGGATACTCGATGACCACCGGCGAGGGAATCCTGGGCATCTTCGGCAACCCCTTCGCCAACTTCGGGCTGCAGAACCTCATGGGCTCCCCTGACCTCATCAAGGCCGGCTTCAGCGCCACCTTCGCCATCATCACGGTGGCCCTCATCAGCGGGGCAATCGCGGACCGCGCCAAGTTCAGCGCCTGGGCAGTGTTCGTGCCGCTGTGGGTCACACTTGTTTATTGCCCCTTGGCCTACATGATCTGGGGCGGCGGGCTTATGAGCGCCGGCGGAGCCATCACCGAGACCTTCGGCCAGGTCATCGACTTCGCCGGCGGGGCAGTGGTGGAAATCAGCTCCGGGACGGCCGCCCTCGTCCTGGCCCTGGTGGTTGGCCAGCGCCACGGCTTCGCCAAGGATCCCAGCCACCGCCCGCACAATGTCCCCTTCATCATGCTCGGCGCGGCCATCCTGTGGTTCGGCTGGTTCGGGTTCAATGGCGGCGCCGCCACCACCGCGGAGCAGGCCGGCCTGATCTGGATCAACACCCTGGTCACCCCGGCCGCGGCCATGCTCAGCTGGCTGCTGGCGGAGAAGATCCGGCACGGCCATCCCACGTCCCTGGGCGCAGCCTCCGGTGTTGTTGCCGGCCTGGTGGCCATCACACCGTCCTGCGCCAACATCAGCCCAGTGGCCGCCATCGGCCTGGGCCTGGTAGCCGGTGCCGCCTGCTGCGTGTTTGTTGACCTGAAGTACCGGTTCGGGCTGGACGACTCCCTGGACGTGGTGGGAGTTCACCTCGGCGCCGGGCTCATCGGCACACTGGCCCTGGGCTTCGTCGCCCTCCCCGTGGACGGCCAGGGCGGCGGCCTCTTCTACGGCGGCGGTCTCCAGCAACTGACGGCGCAGGCCGTGGCGGTAGCAGTCACCGTAGTTCTCTCCGGCGGTGTGACCCTGGTGATCGGCCGGGCCATCAACAGGACCATCGGGTTCCGGGTGAGCCACGAGGCCGAGATGGCGGGGGTGGATCTCTCCGAGCATGCCGAGACCGCCTACGCCTTCGGCGGGCTGGGCAGCCACTTCAACCCGCTGGGCCGCGGCGTCACGGCACCTGCTGCCACTTCCGCCAAAGAAGACACGTTCGCCTGA
- a CDS encoding PadR family transcriptional regulator, with the protein MKGIHDDKFLEPPFGRGQFGRGRFERGRGRRGPHGHRGGGFGPGFGPRGGFGPGFGPGGGFGPGFGPGPRRASRGDVRWAILSLLAEAPSNGYGLIKTIAEKTSGAWRPSPGSIYPTLQQLVDEDLIAPLSEGRRTDFTLTDAGKAYVAEHAEELENAWNSDAEGSGPAFHQSVGKLMGVIHQFRTAATEEQRNAAVEKLDETRRALYRILAD; encoded by the coding sequence ATGAAAGGCATTCACGACGACAAGTTTTTGGAACCGCCGTTCGGGCGGGGACAGTTCGGGCGGGGACGGTTTGAGCGCGGCAGGGGCCGCCGCGGACCGCACGGGCACCGCGGGGGAGGGTTTGGCCCGGGCTTTGGCCCGCGGGGCGGATTTGGTCCCGGTTTTGGACCTGGTGGAGGGTTCGGTCCCGGCTTTGGGCCCGGTCCCCGGCGCGCAAGCAGGGGGGACGTCCGGTGGGCCATCCTGTCACTGCTGGCCGAGGCCCCGTCCAATGGTTATGGCCTGATCAAGACCATCGCGGAGAAAACATCCGGCGCATGGCGGCCCAGCCCCGGGTCGATCTACCCCACACTCCAGCAACTGGTGGACGAGGACCTCATTGCGCCCCTCAGCGAGGGCCGGCGGACCGACTTCACCCTCACCGACGCCGGCAAGGCCTACGTGGCCGAGCATGCGGAGGAACTGGAGAACGCGTGGAACAGCGATGCGGAAGGATCCGGACCCGCCTTCCACCAGAGTGTGGGCAAGCTGATGGGGGTCATTCATCAGTTCCGCACGGCAGCTACGGAAGAACAGCGCAACGCTGCGGTGGAAAAGCTCGACGAAACCCGCCGCGCGCTCTACCGGATCCTGGCCGACTGA
- a CDS encoding transglycosylase domain-containing protein yields MAQQKKRRHGLAATLGRVIGFFAASAMCGVLAASLVVPAVATVGYGVSTSISYFENLPSELIVGPPSQSTKVLTSDGQPIATFYTENRIRIPLDRISPFVRDAIVAIEDSRFYEHPGIDPQGIVRAAIFNLTNEGRQGASTITQQYVTNVINESFVSQDKTDAVILSGQKSIGDKLREMKLAIALEKKFSKDQILEGYLNIVFFNREAYGIEAAARYFFSTTAADLNLPQAALLAGLVNSPSYYNPAVNPEQATGRRNQVLAEMLATGKITQADHDAAAAAPIELKLSPGKQGCAHAQMAPYFCDYISHLILNNPAYGTTLIERERKLYRGGLTIVTTLDSRLQAAAQTQVDATAGANPDRWGASLVTVQPGTGKILAMAQNTVFLPAEGRFDTQLNFNVDSRDPQGNDLNGAGGFQPGSTMKPFTFAEWLNEGKPLTGVVDASRRVYPLGFPWRSSCGRVLGAYSTAQNNPELGAADDLQNADQGYYRPMPVNYGLYNSINTATFASAAQLDFCGIQKMVDSVGLHSGLDGAQINMHQLGNLLGAIGVAPLHLANAFATFANDGRYCAPIAVLEVTDMSGGKLPGQTSECRDAVKPEVARGVNAVLQDVLKVGSGVWINPKIHTLMPVAAKTGTSNNNGSTWVVGYTSGLATASFFGDALEGQNRPGQNVTINGQFYPRLDGYMIAGPQWVNYMLQAAPLYPANPFPAPPASMIAPPKPTPAPAAPRPAPAPAPAPAPAPAPAPEPAPAPEPPPAPAPAPVPPPVPEIPGVPPQNGFPGGRR; encoded by the coding sequence ATGGCGCAGCAAAAGAAACGCAGGCACGGGTTGGCCGCCACCCTGGGAAGGGTCATCGGGTTCTTTGCTGCGAGCGCCATGTGCGGCGTCCTGGCCGCAAGCCTCGTGGTCCCGGCTGTGGCGACGGTCGGCTACGGAGTCAGCACCTCCATCAGCTACTTTGAAAATCTGCCCTCGGAACTGATCGTCGGGCCGCCGTCGCAATCCACCAAGGTCCTCACCTCCGACGGCCAGCCGATCGCGACGTTCTATACCGAGAACCGGATCAGGATCCCCCTGGACCGGATATCGCCTTTTGTCCGGGATGCCATCGTGGCCATCGAGGACAGCCGCTTTTATGAGCACCCGGGCATCGACCCGCAGGGGATCGTCCGGGCTGCGATCTTCAACCTGACGAATGAGGGCAGGCAGGGCGCCTCCACTATTACCCAGCAGTACGTCACCAACGTGATCAACGAGTCCTTCGTGTCCCAGGACAAAACCGACGCGGTGATCCTCAGCGGCCAGAAGAGCATCGGGGACAAGCTCCGGGAGATGAAGCTGGCCATCGCGCTGGAGAAGAAGTTCAGCAAGGACCAGATCCTCGAGGGCTACCTGAACATCGTGTTCTTCAACCGCGAGGCGTACGGGATCGAGGCCGCGGCACGGTATTTCTTCAGCACCACGGCCGCCGATCTCAACCTGCCGCAGGCGGCCCTCTTGGCCGGGCTGGTCAACAGCCCCAGCTACTACAACCCCGCGGTCAATCCGGAGCAGGCCACAGGCCGCCGGAACCAGGTTCTTGCGGAGATGCTGGCCACGGGCAAGATCACCCAGGCGGACCATGACGCCGCCGCGGCCGCGCCCATCGAACTCAAGCTCAGTCCGGGGAAGCAGGGCTGCGCCCACGCCCAGATGGCGCCGTACTTCTGCGACTACATTTCGCACCTGATCCTGAACAACCCGGCCTACGGCACCACCCTGATCGAGCGCGAGCGGAAGCTGTACCGGGGCGGGCTCACCATCGTCACGACGCTGGACAGCCGGCTCCAGGCTGCGGCCCAGACGCAGGTGGACGCCACCGCCGGGGCGAATCCTGACCGCTGGGGCGCCTCCCTCGTGACGGTGCAGCCGGGCACCGGAAAAATACTGGCCATGGCGCAGAATACGGTGTTCCTGCCGGCCGAGGGCAGGTTCGATACCCAGCTGAACTTCAACGTGGACTCCCGCGATCCGCAAGGCAATGACCTTAACGGGGCGGGCGGTTTCCAGCCCGGCTCCACCATGAAGCCCTTCACGTTCGCAGAGTGGCTGAATGAGGGCAAGCCGCTGACCGGGGTGGTGGACGCCTCCCGCCGGGTGTATCCGCTGGGCTTCCCGTGGCGTTCCAGCTGCGGAAGGGTGCTGGGCGCCTACAGCACGGCCCAGAACAACCCTGAGCTGGGCGCCGCCGATGACCTGCAGAATGCCGATCAGGGCTACTACCGCCCCATGCCCGTGAACTACGGGCTGTACAACTCGATCAACACGGCCACCTTCGCCTCGGCCGCCCAGCTTGATTTCTGCGGCATCCAGAAGATGGTGGACAGCGTGGGGCTGCACAGCGGACTCGATGGCGCGCAGATCAACATGCATCAACTGGGCAATCTCCTCGGCGCCATCGGCGTCGCCCCGCTCCACCTGGCCAATGCCTTCGCCACCTTTGCCAACGACGGCCGGTACTGCGCCCCCATTGCCGTGCTTGAGGTAACGGACATGTCCGGCGGGAAACTCCCGGGCCAGACCAGCGAGTGCCGCGACGCCGTCAAACCTGAGGTTGCCCGAGGCGTCAACGCAGTGCTCCAGGACGTGCTGAAGGTCGGCTCCGGCGTGTGGATCAACCCCAAAATCCACACGCTGATGCCGGTTGCCGCCAAGACCGGCACGTCCAACAACAACGGCTCCACCTGGGTGGTGGGCTATACGTCGGGGCTGGCCACAGCATCCTTCTTCGGCGACGCATTGGAGGGCCAAAACCGCCCCGGCCAGAACGTCACCATCAACGGCCAGTTCTACCCCCGCCTTGACGGCTACATGATCGCCGGGCCGCAGTGGGTCAACTACATGCTCCAGGCCGCCCCGCTCTACCCGGCAAACCCGTTCCCGGCCCCGCCGGCATCCATGATTGCCCCGCCGAAACCGACTCCCGCACCGGCCGCGCCGAGGCCAGCACCCGCCCCGGCGCCCGCACCAGCACCCGCTCCAGCGCCCGCACCAGAACCAGCACCCGCGCCGGAGCCACCTCCTGCTCCCGCTCCCGCGCCTGTCCCGCCGCCTGTGCCCGAGATTCCGGGCGTTCCGCCGCAAAACGGCTTCCCGGGCGGGAGACGCTAG
- a CDS encoding DUF1992 domain-containing protein codes for MSGTGDFKRRLERAAELRSYRGAGISAEEEAELDAAEESERQKRKKVDDAKRAEYLIRDAMAQGKFDNLKYAGKPIPGLGEAYDPDWWVKGLIQRENISGLGPKAILLRTEDAELDGRLDAQFTEKQVRDILADFNARVVDARRQLQGGPPVVTKTRNVDAEVARWHERRAARAQDPLPEPESQRSWWQRLWRGTT; via the coding sequence ATGAGCGGGACGGGCGACTTCAAGCGGCGCCTCGAGCGGGCGGCGGAACTCCGCTCCTACCGGGGAGCGGGGATCAGTGCCGAAGAGGAGGCCGAGCTCGACGCCGCCGAGGAGAGTGAGCGGCAGAAGCGCAAGAAGGTGGACGACGCCAAAAGGGCGGAGTACCTGATCCGGGACGCCATGGCACAGGGCAAATTCGACAACCTCAAATACGCCGGCAAGCCCATCCCCGGGCTGGGGGAGGCCTACGATCCCGACTGGTGGGTCAAGGGCCTGATCCAGCGCGAAAACATCAGCGGACTGGGGCCCAAAGCCATCCTGCTCCGCACCGAAGACGCCGAACTGGACGGCCGCCTTGATGCGCAGTTCACCGAAAAACAGGTCCGGGACATCCTCGCCGACTTCAATGCCCGGGTGGTCGACGCCCGCCGCCAGCTCCAGGGCGGCCCGCCCGTCGTCACCAAAACGCGGAACGTCGACGCCGAGGTGGCGCGCTGGCACGAACGCCGCGCCGCCCGCGCACAGGACCCCCTACCTGAACCGGAGTCGCAGCGCTCCTGGTGGCAGCGGCTATGGCGCGGCACCACTTAG